A stretch of Kyrpidia spormannii DNA encodes these proteins:
- a CDS encoding NYN domain-containing protein, with protein sequence MEEVVIVDGYNVIGASPELAALKAESMEEARARLLQWLGEYGAYTGKTVIAVFDGRCAPERRGPDRVNGIEVYFTDDDQTADQWIERVVRERVGNRNARIFVVTSDELEQSLSFGWGGLRISSREFLDELFKVRADISHRVRTQESGRAPMRERVRDDIAKIFERWRRS encoded by the coding sequence ATGGAAGAGGTCGTTATTGTCGATGGGTACAACGTCATCGGGGCGTCCCCGGAGCTGGCGGCTTTGAAGGCGGAAAGCATGGAGGAGGCCCGGGCGAGATTACTCCAGTGGTTGGGGGAGTATGGAGCGTACACCGGGAAGACGGTGATCGCCGTGTTCGACGGGCGATGCGCCCCGGAGCGCCGCGGACCGGACCGCGTGAATGGCATCGAGGTGTATTTTACGGATGACGATCAAACGGCGGATCAATGGATTGAGCGAGTGGTTCGGGAGAGGGTGGGAAACCGGAATGCGCGGATCTTTGTCGTGACATCGGATGAATTGGAACAATCCCTCTCTTTCGGATGGGGCGGGTTGCGCATTTCCTCCAGGGAATTCCTCGACGAATTGTTTAAAGTACGCGCAGACATCTCCCATCGGGTGCGGACCCAGGAATCGGGGAGGGCGCCCATGAGAGAGCGCGTTCGGGACGACATTGCGAAAATATTCGAACGTTGGCGCAGATCCTAG
- the rplK gene encoding 50S ribosomal protein L11, with the protein MAKKIIKVVKLQIPAGKATPAPPVGPALGQAGVNIMGFCKEFNARTADQAGMIIPVVISVFEDRSFTFETKTPPASDLLKKAAGVERGSGEPNKKKVAVVKRAKVREIAEMKMQDLNAATVEAAMRMIEGTARSMGITVED; encoded by the coding sequence TTGGCGAAAAAGATCATCAAAGTGGTCAAACTGCAGATTCCAGCCGGAAAGGCGACACCCGCGCCGCCTGTGGGTCCTGCTCTTGGACAGGCGGGTGTGAATATCATGGGCTTTTGCAAAGAGTTCAATGCCCGCACAGCGGACCAAGCGGGAATGATTATTCCCGTGGTCATCAGCGTGTTTGAAGATCGGTCCTTCACGTTCGAAACCAAGACTCCGCCGGCATCCGATTTGTTGAAGAAGGCGGCCGGTGTCGAACGCGGGTCCGGAGAGCCGAATAAAAAGAAAGTGGCTGTTGTCAAGCGGGCCAAGGTGCGCGAGATTGCAGAGATGAAGATGCAGGATCTCAACGCGGCCACGGTGGAGGCCGCGATGCGCATGATCGAGGGCACGGCCCGAAGCATGGGCATTACCGTCGAAGATTGA
- the rlmB gene encoding 23S rRNA (guanosine(2251)-2'-O)-methyltransferase RlmB, producing MKGREKGAARNAGGFRRQVQGESQSRRVVGRQPVLELLRAGRPVNRLFIAEGAEGGSMAEITARAKEAGIVITRVPRNRLDEWASGMNHQGVMADVAPFAYADLDECLRAAELHRRPGLFVLLDGIEDPHNLGSILRTAEACAVDGVVVPKRRAAAVNETVVKASAGAAEFVPVIRVGNLGQTILTLKRSGYRVIGADTEGDCDFTDADYRGPTALVIGGEGKGLGRLVRERCDEVVHIPMAGRVNSLNAGVAAGVVLYEAMRQRSAP from the coding sequence ATGAAGGGGCGAGAGAAAGGGGCGGCCCGCAATGCGGGCGGGTTCCGTCGGCAGGTGCAGGGTGAATCCCAAAGTCGGAGAGTGGTCGGAAGGCAGCCTGTTTTGGAGTTGCTTCGGGCGGGGCGGCCGGTGAATCGGCTGTTTATTGCCGAGGGGGCGGAAGGTGGAAGTATGGCGGAGATCACAGCCAGGGCCAAGGAAGCGGGGATCGTGATTACCCGGGTGCCCAGGAACCGGTTGGACGAATGGGCGAGCGGTATGAACCACCAAGGCGTGATGGCGGACGTGGCTCCCTTCGCATATGCTGACCTGGACGAGTGTTTGCGTGCTGCGGAGTTGCACCGACGGCCCGGTCTGTTTGTGCTCCTGGACGGGATCGAAGATCCGCACAACCTCGGTTCAATCCTTCGTACCGCGGAGGCCTGCGCGGTGGACGGGGTGGTGGTTCCGAAGCGGCGGGCCGCCGCAGTGAACGAGACGGTGGTAAAGGCTTCCGCAGGTGCGGCGGAGTTCGTTCCGGTGATCCGGGTGGGCAATCTCGGCCAAACCATTTTGACGTTAAAAAGGTCGGGGTATCGGGTAATAGGGGCCGATACCGAGGGTGACTGCGACTTTACCGATGCGGATTATCGGGGTCCGACGGCCTTGGTCATCGGCGGAGAGGGGAAGGGGTTGGGTCGGCTGGTACGGGAACGGTGTGATGAAGTGGTGCATATTCCCATGGCGGGACGGGTTAATTCTTTGAATGCCGGGGTGGCGGCCGGGGTGGTCCTGTATGAGGCGATGCGGCAACGGTCCGCACCTTGA
- the cysS gene encoding cysteine--tRNA ligase: MPIRVFNTLTKRKEVFEPQEPGVVKMYCCGPTVYDHFHIGNARAFVVFDLVRRYLRYRGYRVTYVQNFTDVDDKIIRRAAEEHMAVQDLAEKYIQAYFEDAAALGIEPADVQPRVTLHMAEIIDMIQSLLDKGFAYRIHEDVYFDTNQDPDYGKLSGQDPAALMAGARVEVDERKRHPLDFALWKGSKPGEVAWDSPWGKGRPGWHIECSAMSRTYLGDTLDIHAGGQDLIFPHHENEIAQSECVTGRPFARYWMHNGYLQWNQVKMSKSLGNVVTVRELRKRVRPEAIRLYLLSAHYRHPLNFSLELLEQADRGLERIESSLRDLGDWLGPDSSLTGVGTEGSGHVPGLEVDEVRRIHEKWTEAMDDDFNTAEALGALYEGVGLANRAIREQDVTRAKAWQGWLSYHARFMGLIADGQKESETEREKIEALIAQRAEARKKRDWAAADRIRDQLSEMGIVLEDTPYGVRWRRRGS; the protein is encoded by the coding sequence ATGCCGATCCGCGTGTTCAATACATTAACAAAACGAAAGGAAGTGTTTGAACCCCAGGAACCCGGTGTGGTCAAAATGTACTGCTGCGGTCCGACGGTGTACGATCATTTTCACATCGGCAACGCCAGGGCTTTTGTGGTTTTCGATTTGGTTCGGCGATATCTCAGGTATCGGGGCTATCGCGTGACGTATGTACAGAATTTCACAGACGTTGATGACAAGATCATCCGGAGGGCGGCGGAAGAACACATGGCCGTCCAAGACCTGGCTGAAAAATACATCCAGGCATATTTTGAAGACGCCGCCGCTTTAGGCATTGAGCCGGCCGATGTGCAACCCCGGGTGACGCTGCATATGGCCGAAATCATCGATATGATCCAGTCTTTGCTAGACAAAGGATTTGCCTATCGAATCCACGAGGATGTGTACTTCGACACGAACCAGGATCCGGATTATGGAAAATTGTCCGGCCAAGACCCCGCGGCTTTGATGGCCGGGGCCCGGGTGGAGGTTGACGAGCGGAAACGCCATCCTTTGGATTTTGCGCTGTGGAAAGGGAGCAAGCCCGGGGAGGTGGCCTGGGACAGCCCCTGGGGGAAGGGACGTCCGGGCTGGCATATCGAGTGTTCGGCCATGAGCCGGACGTATCTCGGAGATACCTTGGACATTCACGCGGGCGGCCAGGACTTGATTTTTCCCCACCACGAAAACGAGATTGCGCAGTCGGAATGCGTCACCGGGCGTCCTTTCGCACGCTATTGGATGCACAATGGATATCTTCAATGGAACCAGGTCAAGATGTCCAAATCCCTTGGCAACGTGGTGACCGTCCGGGAGCTCCGCAAGCGGGTGCGGCCTGAGGCGATCCGATTGTACCTGTTGTCGGCCCATTATCGTCATCCGTTAAATTTCTCCTTGGAGTTGTTGGAGCAAGCCGACCGGGGTCTCGAGCGGATCGAATCATCGCTTCGGGATTTGGGAGATTGGTTGGGGCCGGACTCGTCTTTAACGGGGGTGGGCACTGAAGGATCGGGGCACGTACCTGGGCTTGAGGTCGATGAGGTGCGGAGAATTCACGAAAAATGGACGGAGGCCATGGACGACGATTTTAATACGGCTGAAGCGTTGGGAGCGCTGTATGAAGGTGTGGGACTGGCAAACCGGGCGATTCGCGAGCAGGATGTCACCCGGGCGAAGGCCTGGCAGGGTTGGCTTTCCTATCACGCCCGATTCATGGGTTTGATCGCCGATGGGCAGAAAGAATCAGAAACAGAACGTGAGAAGATCGAAGCTCTGATTGCCCAGCGGGCTGAAGCGCGCAAAAAACGGGATTGGGCCGCTGCCGATCGCATCCGAGACCAGTTGTCGGAGATGGGCATTGTATTGGAAGACACCCCCTATGGGGTGCGGTGGCGACGGAGGGGATCGTGA
- the secE gene encoding preprotein translocase subunit SecE yields MGFVEAVRNGSSRVVGYFRDVIGELKRVRWPNRKELVSYTIVVITTVIVIAVLIYLFDLLFSLFLNAIGLGTR; encoded by the coding sequence ATGGGATTTGTAGAAGCGGTGCGCAATGGCTCGTCCCGGGTTGTGGGGTATTTTCGGGACGTGATCGGCGAACTCAAACGGGTGCGCTGGCCGAATCGGAAGGAACTGGTTAGCTATACCATTGTCGTGATCACCACGGTGATCGTCATTGCCGTTCTGATCTATCTTTTCGATCTTCTTTTCTCCTTGTTCCTCAACGCCATTGGCCTGGGGACGAGGTAG
- the sigH gene encoding RNA polymerase sporulation sigma factor SigH, which yields MAHQFEAVLSKGLQFQSLSDEDLVDRVRDGDEEALEYLIHRYKNFVRAKARSYFLIGADREDIVQEGMIGLYKSIRDFRNDKLVSFRAFAELCITRQIITAIKTATRQKHIPLNSYISLDKPIYDEESDRTLLDVLCGTRVADPEELIINQEEFDDIEVKMGEILSDLEQQVLMLYLDGRSYQEIAVDLKRHVKSIDNALQRVKRKLERYLEVRNVGSSAS from the coding sequence TTGGCCCACCAATTCGAAGCGGTGTTGTCAAAAGGCCTTCAGTTCCAATCACTCTCCGATGAGGATTTAGTCGATCGAGTTCGGGACGGGGACGAAGAGGCCCTGGAGTACCTGATTCATCGCTACAAGAACTTTGTGCGTGCCAAGGCGCGCTCGTATTTTCTGATCGGTGCGGATCGGGAGGACATCGTGCAAGAGGGAATGATCGGCCTGTATAAGTCGATCCGGGATTTTCGCAACGATAAGCTGGTTTCATTCCGCGCCTTCGCCGAATTGTGTATCACACGTCAGATCATTACGGCCATCAAAACGGCCACCCGCCAGAAACACATTCCGCTTAACTCCTACATTTCGTTGGACAAGCCCATTTACGATGAGGAATCTGATCGAACGCTACTGGATGTGCTGTGTGGCACGCGAGTGGCAGACCCCGAAGAATTGATCATCAATCAAGAAGAATTTGACGACATTGAAGTAAAGATGGGGGAAATCCTCAGCGATCTGGAACAACAAGTGCTTATGCTGTACCTGGACGGACGGTCGTACCAGGAGATTGCGGTGGACCTCAAACGCCACGTGAAATCCATCGATAATGCCCTTCAGCGAGTCAAGCGCAAACTGGAGAGGTATCTCGAGGTGCGCAACGTGGGAAGCAGTGCTTCCTGA
- the ispD gene encoding 2-C-methyl-D-erythritol 4-phosphate cytidylyltransferase, translating into MNVTAIIVAAGRGRRMGAAEKKQFLLLGQKPIFLHAVERISHVPAIRDIVVVTAAEDIVRTSHLMERAHIPVPTRITAGGPERQESVYQGILAAGDSSHLLVHDGARPLVQQDDVRRLLAALHDHPAAILAAPVKDTVKWVENGRAERTLPREKLWLSQTPQAFSSDLLRLAHERARAEHWSATDDASLVEQLGIPVHIVTGSPFNFKITTPEDLTLAEALLEKGI; encoded by the coding sequence ATGAATGTCACCGCCATCATCGTTGCGGCGGGCCGAGGCCGCCGCATGGGCGCCGCCGAAAAGAAACAGTTTTTGCTTCTAGGGCAGAAACCGATTTTCCTCCACGCCGTCGAGCGCATCTCCCACGTTCCCGCCATCCGGGACATCGTCGTGGTTACTGCCGCCGAGGACATTGTCCGCACTAGCCATCTTATGGAACGGGCCCATATCCCGGTGCCAACGCGGATCACCGCCGGGGGCCCGGAACGCCAGGAGTCCGTCTACCAGGGCATCCTCGCAGCCGGAGACAGTTCCCATCTCCTCGTTCACGACGGAGCTCGTCCCTTGGTCCAACAGGACGACGTCCGGAGGCTTCTCGCCGCGCTTCACGATCATCCTGCCGCCATCCTTGCGGCCCCGGTCAAAGACACCGTGAAGTGGGTGGAAAACGGACGGGCCGAGCGAACCCTTCCCAGGGAAAAACTGTGGCTATCCCAAACCCCGCAAGCTTTTTCCAGTGATCTCCTCCGGCTGGCCCACGAGCGAGCCCGGGCCGAACATTGGTCGGCAACGGACGACGCATCCCTGGTCGAACAGCTTGGCATCCCCGTCCACATTGTAACGGGTTCCCCTTTTAACTTCAAAATCACGACCCCTGAGGACCTCACACTGGCTGAAGCTCTTTTGGAGAAAGGCATATGA
- the cysE gene encoding serine O-acetyltransferase has translation MFRRLREDIQCIMDRDPAARSVVEVLLTYSGLHALWFYRVAHWLYLRRRFTLARMVSQFARFLTGIEIHPGAKIGRGVFIDHGSGVVIGETAEIGDNVTIYQGVTLGGTGKEKGKRHPTVGNNVLISTGAKILGAITIGDNSKIGAGSVVLKDVPPNSTVVGIPGRVVILDGRRVNDMDHANLPDPVADLLRSMQQQINELRREIMELKGEVVDADPRVQYINKTKGSV, from the coding sequence GTGTTTCGAAGGTTGCGCGAAGATATCCAGTGCATCATGGACCGGGATCCTGCGGCGCGCAGCGTGGTGGAGGTGTTGTTGACCTATTCGGGCCTTCACGCGCTTTGGTTTTATCGCGTTGCCCACTGGTTGTACTTGCGCCGGAGATTCACGTTGGCGCGGATGGTTTCCCAGTTTGCGAGATTTCTCACGGGAATCGAGATTCATCCCGGTGCAAAAATCGGACGGGGGGTGTTCATCGATCACGGCAGTGGGGTGGTGATTGGGGAAACTGCAGAGATCGGGGATAATGTTACTATCTATCAGGGTGTGACTTTGGGCGGGACCGGGAAAGAAAAGGGCAAGCGCCATCCGACAGTCGGCAACAATGTCCTCATCTCCACTGGGGCGAAAATTCTGGGCGCCATCACCATCGGAGACAACAGTAAAATCGGGGCGGGCTCGGTGGTTCTGAAGGACGTGCCGCCGAATTCCACCGTTGTGGGGATCCCGGGGCGGGTGGTCATCCTGGACGGACGTCGGGTGAACGACATGGACCACGCCAATCTGCCGGATCCGGTGGCCGACTTATTGCGCTCGATGCAGCAACAGATTAACGAATTGCGGCGTGAGATCATGGAACTCAAGGGGGAAGTCGTGGATGCCGATCCGCGTGTTCAATACATTAACAAAACGAAAGGAAGTGTTTGA
- the rpmG gene encoding 50S ribosomal protein L33, with the protein MRVNIILACTECKRRNYVSRKNKKNNPDRLERRKFCRWCNQHTLHRETR; encoded by the coding sequence TTGCGCGTCAATATCATCCTTGCGTGTACGGAATGTAAACGTCGCAATTACGTATCGCGCAAGAACAAGAAGAACAATCCGGACCGGCTCGAGCGCAGGAAGTTCTGCCGCTGGTGCAATCAGCATACCCTGCACCGGGAGACTCGGTAG
- the rplA gene encoding 50S ribosomal protein L1 has translation MAHTGKRYEEAVKSVDRDRLYDPEEALALVKQLAKAKFDETVEVAVRLGVDPKKADQQVRGAVVLPHGTGKTVRVLVFAKGEKAKEAEAAGADIVGDDELIARIQQGWLDFDVAVATPDMMGAVGRLGRILGPKGMMPNPKTGTVTFDVERAVQEIKAGKIEYRVDKAGNIHAPIGKVSFETAHLVENFHALMDALQKAKPSAAKGQYIRSVAVSSTMGPGVRVNPTKAVAVVS, from the coding sequence ATGGCCCATACGGGAAAACGGTATGAGGAAGCGGTAAAGTCTGTCGACCGGGATCGCCTCTATGATCCCGAAGAGGCGCTGGCCTTGGTGAAACAACTGGCGAAAGCCAAGTTCGATGAAACAGTGGAGGTCGCGGTGCGCCTGGGCGTCGATCCGAAGAAAGCGGATCAGCAGGTTCGGGGCGCGGTGGTGTTACCCCACGGTACGGGGAAAACGGTTCGTGTGCTGGTGTTCGCCAAGGGTGAGAAAGCGAAAGAAGCCGAGGCCGCCGGTGCGGACATCGTCGGGGATGATGAACTGATTGCCCGTATCCAACAGGGATGGCTCGATTTTGATGTGGCGGTGGCGACTCCGGATATGATGGGGGCGGTGGGCCGTCTGGGCCGTATCCTCGGGCCGAAGGGGATGATGCCCAATCCGAAGACTGGTACGGTGACCTTCGACGTTGAACGGGCAGTCCAGGAGATCAAGGCTGGGAAGATTGAGTACCGCGTGGACAAGGCGGGGAATATTCATGCGCCGATTGGAAAGGTTTCCTTTGAGACGGCGCACCTCGTCGAGAATTTCCACGCGCTGATGGATGCCTTACAGAAGGCAAAGCCCTCGGCGGCCAAAGGGCAATACATCCGTAGCGTGGCCGTCAGTTCGACGATGGGCCCTGGGGTGAGGGTCAATCCGACCAAGGCGGTGGCCGTTGTATCCTGA
- the ispF gene encoding 2-C-methyl-D-erythritol 2,4-cyclodiphosphate synthase — protein MRIGIGVDVHPFQNVPGHLRLGGIAIPFEKTLAGHSDADVVLHAVIDAVLGALAEGDIGGHFPDNDPTYRGADSGDLCRRVWGIAQERGYRLGNVDVVILAERPRIAPHVPAMRGRLAELLQADISQVSIKATTTEKMGFIGREEGLGAQAVVLLLPR, from the coding sequence GTGAGGATTGGCATCGGGGTGGATGTCCACCCATTTCAGAACGTGCCTGGCCATTTGCGGCTGGGTGGGATCGCGATTCCTTTCGAGAAAACCCTGGCGGGCCATTCAGATGCAGACGTGGTGTTGCACGCGGTCATCGATGCGGTCTTGGGGGCCCTTGCCGAGGGGGATATCGGAGGCCACTTCCCGGACAATGATCCGACCTATCGGGGGGCGGACAGCGGGGATCTCTGTCGTCGGGTATGGGGAATCGCCCAGGAGCGCGGCTACCGACTGGGGAACGTCGACGTCGTGATTCTCGCCGAGCGTCCCCGGATCGCTCCCCATGTCCCGGCGATGCGGGGGAGATTGGCGGAGTTGCTCCAGGCGGACATTAGCCAGGTTAGCATTAAGGCGACGACCACCGAAAAAATGGGATTTATTGGCCGGGAGGAAGGACTGGGCGCGCAAGCGGTGGTTCTGTTGCTCCCAAGGTGA
- the gltX gene encoding glutamate--tRNA ligase, protein MGVRIRVRYAPSPTGHLHIGGARTALFNWLFARQSGGQMVLRIEDTDRSRELAGAEGKMVDALRWLGLDWDEGPDIGGKFGPYRSMERLDLYRSLVNRLLEDGRAYPCYCTPEELEAEREEMRRRGVMPRYSGRCRHLTAAERRRFAAEGRPFTVRFRVPEGQTVSFDDLVHGTVSFETNGIGDFVIVKSDGIPTYNFAVAVDDHLMQISHVIRGEEHLSNTAIQLLVYDALGFAPPRFAHVPLILNESGKKLSKRDESVVQFVEQYRDLGYVPEAVVNYLALLGWSPVGEREFLSLEELVQEFSLDRVGKSGAVFDPVKMRWLNAHYMRGRSDEELLKLCLPHLVAAGLLADPPSAEDLEWARRAVELYRDQLEYAAQLPELAGWLKSLPDPDPEGERILEDPSARRAADAFYQEVSALSEWTPDGIHAAFKRVQKTTGLRGRQLFMPIRVAVTGRTHGPELPKVLDLLGREVVLGRLREYADRSRTVPREN, encoded by the coding sequence ATTGGCGTGCGCATTCGGGTGCGGTACGCGCCCAGTCCCACCGGCCATCTGCACATCGGTGGGGCGAGGACGGCGTTGTTCAATTGGTTGTTCGCCCGCCAAAGCGGTGGGCAGATGGTGTTGCGCATCGAAGATACCGACCGTTCCCGGGAGCTTGCCGGGGCGGAGGGAAAGATGGTCGATGCGCTGCGCTGGTTGGGGTTGGACTGGGATGAAGGGCCGGATATCGGCGGAAAGTTTGGCCCGTACCGGTCCATGGAGAGGCTGGATTTGTACCGTTCGCTGGTCAATCGCCTTCTCGAAGACGGACGGGCGTATCCGTGTTACTGTACGCCCGAAGAGTTGGAGGCGGAACGGGAGGAGATGCGACGCCGCGGGGTGATGCCGCGGTACTCGGGGCGATGCCGCCACCTGACGGCTGCCGAGAGACGGCGCTTTGCTGCGGAAGGCCGACCGTTCACCGTGAGGTTTCGAGTTCCCGAAGGGCAAACGGTCTCTTTTGACGATCTAGTACATGGCACCGTAAGCTTCGAAACCAATGGCATCGGCGACTTTGTCATCGTGAAATCTGACGGGATTCCGACCTATAATTTCGCCGTTGCGGTGGATGACCACTTGATGCAGATCTCCCATGTGATTCGAGGGGAGGAACACCTCTCCAACACGGCAATCCAGCTTCTGGTGTATGATGCCCTTGGGTTTGCGCCTCCCCGGTTTGCCCATGTTCCCTTGATTCTGAATGAATCGGGAAAGAAGTTGAGCAAGCGGGACGAATCCGTGGTTCAGTTTGTCGAGCAGTACCGGGATCTGGGATATGTTCCGGAGGCGGTGGTGAACTACCTGGCTCTTCTTGGCTGGTCTCCGGTTGGTGAGCGGGAGTTCTTGTCCTTGGAAGAGCTGGTTCAGGAGTTTTCTCTCGATCGGGTTGGCAAGAGCGGGGCGGTGTTTGATCCCGTGAAGATGCGTTGGCTCAATGCCCACTACATGCGCGGGCGGTCTGATGAGGAGCTCCTGAAGTTGTGTCTCCCGCATCTCGTTGCGGCGGGGCTTCTCGCGGACCCACCCAGCGCCGAAGACCTGGAGTGGGCGAGGCGGGCCGTGGAACTGTACCGAGACCAGTTAGAATACGCCGCACAGCTGCCGGAGTTGGCGGGCTGGCTGAAGTCTCTCCCCGATCCGGATCCAGAGGGAGAGCGGATTTTAGAAGATCCCTCGGCCCGGAGGGCGGCCGATGCTTTTTATCAAGAGGTATCGGCCCTGAGCGAATGGACTCCAGACGGGATTCATGCGGCGTTCAAGCGGGTCCAGAAAACCACCGGTTTACGCGGGCGCCAGTTATTCATGCCGATTCGGGTGGCGGTGACCGGCCGAACCCACGGGCCGGAGCTACCGAAGGTGCTGGACCTGTTGGGGCGTGAGGTCGTGTTGGGGCGGCTACGGGAGTATGCGGACCGTTCCCGGACGGTGCCCCGGGAGAATTGA
- a CDS encoding PIN/TRAM domain-containing protein — protein sequence MIKRIVQLFFIVIGLVLGYALIPVLFETVGISRPPFDNPYFGAVLGGSIFAIVTGWLVGYMMSLIRWVEDRFQRMPLPDMIAGIVGLIVGLIVAYLLTPTMVRIPIVGSVVQIFMSVLFGYLGFRVSYAKREELKSFLPGKIGSKEKKTGARPGEHKILDTSVIIDGRIADIVGTGFLDGVLVIPSFVLEELQHIADSSDVLKRNRGRRGLDILNRIQKEATVKVQIVETDFEDVQEVDSKLVRLAKKMQGKVVTNDFNLNKVCELQGVPVLNINDLANAVKPVVLPGEEIVVQVIKDGKEHGQGVGYLDDGTMIVVEGGRDYIGTHVDVLVTSVLQTSAGRMIFAKPKLLEKAL from the coding sequence ATGATCAAGCGCATCGTCCAACTGTTTTTTATCGTCATCGGCCTTGTGCTCGGGTATGCGTTGATCCCAGTGCTCTTTGAAACAGTGGGAATCAGCCGACCTCCTTTCGACAACCCATACTTTGGAGCGGTTCTTGGGGGCAGCATATTTGCGATCGTAACGGGGTGGCTCGTGGGGTACATGATGAGCTTGATCCGCTGGGTGGAGGACCGATTTCAGAGGATGCCGTTGCCCGACATGATTGCCGGCATCGTGGGATTGATCGTCGGTTTGATCGTGGCCTATCTTTTAACGCCGACAATGGTCCGGATCCCGATCGTCGGATCGGTGGTTCAGATATTCATGAGCGTTTTGTTTGGATACTTGGGATTTCGGGTGAGCTACGCCAAACGCGAAGAGCTGAAATCTTTTCTGCCGGGAAAGATCGGCAGTAAGGAGAAGAAAACTGGGGCCCGCCCGGGAGAGCATAAGATTCTCGACACCAGTGTGATCATTGACGGACGGATCGCGGATATCGTGGGCACGGGATTTTTGGATGGGGTTCTGGTGATTCCGTCTTTCGTCCTGGAGGAACTCCAGCATATTGCCGACTCCTCGGATGTGTTGAAGCGCAACCGCGGGCGCCGAGGGTTAGACATTCTGAACCGGATTCAGAAAGAAGCCACCGTCAAAGTTCAGATTGTCGAAACCGATTTTGAGGACGTTCAGGAAGTGGACAGTAAACTCGTCCGCCTGGCGAAAAAGATGCAGGGTAAGGTTGTGACGAACGATTTTAACCTGAATAAGGTCTGTGAATTGCAGGGCGTTCCGGTGTTGAACATCAACGATTTGGCCAACGCCGTCAAACCTGTCGTTCTGCCTGGCGAGGAGATTGTCGTCCAGGTGATCAAGGATGGCAAGGAGCACGGTCAGGGAGTTGGGTATCTGGACGACGGCACGATGATTGTCGTCGAAGGAGGCCGGGACTACATCGGAACCCATGTGGACGTGCTGGTGACCAGTGTTCTCCAGACGTCTGCGGGTCGCATGATTTTCGCGAAACCGAAGTTGTTGGAAAAGGCACTTTGA
- the nusG gene encoding transcription termination/antitermination protein NusG, with amino-acid sequence MEKRWYVVHTYSGFENKVKTNLEKRVLSMNMEDKIFRVLVPTEEEIETKNGKKRAVMKKVFPGYVLVEMIMTDDSWYVVRNTPGVTGFVGSTGAGSKPIPLHPAEVRAILKQMGMDEPKERVDLHVRDAVRVVEGPFADFVGSIEEVYPEKQKVRVLVSMFGRDTPLELEFSQVEKI; translated from the coding sequence CTGGAAAAGCGGTGGTATGTCGTTCACACCTATTCCGGGTTCGAGAACAAAGTGAAAACGAACTTGGAAAAGCGCGTTCTGTCCATGAACATGGAGGATAAGATTTTTCGCGTTTTGGTGCCGACCGAGGAAGAGATCGAAACGAAGAACGGCAAGAAACGGGCGGTCATGAAGAAAGTGTTTCCCGGCTACGTACTCGTGGAGATGATCATGACGGACGACTCGTGGTATGTGGTGAGAAACACCCCCGGAGTCACCGGGTTTGTGGGTTCCACAGGAGCCGGCTCCAAACCGATTCCCCTTCACCCCGCCGAGGTTCGGGCGATCCTGAAACAGATGGGAATGGATGAACCGAAGGAACGGGTCGATCTTCACGTCCGGGATGCGGTGCGGGTAGTGGAGGGGCCTTTTGCTGACTTCGTCGGGAGCATCGAGGAGGTGTATCCTGAGAAGCAGAAGGTTCGGGTGCTTGTCTCCATGTTCGGACGGGACACGCCGTTGGAGTTGGAGTTTTCACAGGTGGAAAAGATTTAG